Proteins co-encoded in one Streptomyces sp. JH34 genomic window:
- a CDS encoding Ig-like domain-containing protein, translating into MNGQPISGALAGAGGERRGRGAHGLLALVLGALLLLVTACGGSGAAAEKDGKQADAKADDTTASQAVVTIAPKDGADDVATSGALKVSAAQGKLSTVKVADPKGKEVEGKIAGDGLSWVPDRHLAAATKYAVHAVAKDAEGRESAKDTTFTTLVPENTFIGQYTPEDGSTVGVGMPVSIHFTRGITDPGAVEKAISVTAEPAVRIEPHWFGNDRLDFRPEDYWAAGTKVTLRLDLDGVEGRPGVYGKQAKTVKFTIGRSQVSTVDASSHRMKVVRDGKQIKDIPISAGAPATTTYNGKMVISEKLKVTRMNGDTVGFGGEYDIKDVPHAMRLSTSGTFIHGNYWGGSGIFGTTNTSHGCVGLRDVRGGWDGKTPAAWLFDNSLIGDVVVVKNSKDKVIQPDNGLNGWNMDWSEWTA; encoded by the coding sequence TTGAACGGGCAGCCGATATCGGGGGCATTGGCCGGAGCGGGCGGGGAACGGCGTGGGCGGGGAGCCCATGGCCTCCTCGCACTCGTACTGGGCGCGCTGCTGTTGCTGGTGACCGCCTGCGGCGGTAGCGGAGCCGCCGCCGAGAAGGACGGGAAGCAGGCGGACGCGAAGGCCGACGACACCACCGCCTCGCAGGCGGTGGTGACCATCGCGCCCAAGGACGGCGCCGACGACGTCGCGACCAGCGGGGCGCTGAAGGTCTCGGCGGCCCAGGGCAAGCTGAGCACGGTGAAGGTCGCCGACCCCAAGGGCAAGGAGGTCGAGGGCAAGATAGCCGGGGACGGCCTCAGCTGGGTCCCGGACCGGCACCTGGCCGCCGCGACCAAGTACGCCGTCCACGCGGTCGCCAAGGACGCCGAGGGCCGCGAGTCCGCGAAGGACACCACCTTCACGACGCTGGTCCCGGAGAACACCTTCATCGGCCAGTACACGCCCGAGGACGGTTCGACCGTCGGCGTGGGCATGCCGGTGTCGATCCACTTCACCCGGGGCATCACCGACCCGGGCGCCGTGGAGAAGGCGATCAGCGTGACGGCGGAGCCCGCCGTGCGGATCGAGCCCCACTGGTTCGGCAACGACCGCCTCGACTTCCGCCCCGAGGACTACTGGGCCGCGGGCACGAAGGTGACCCTGCGCCTCGACCTCGACGGTGTCGAGGGGCGGCCCGGGGTCTACGGCAAGCAGGCCAAGACCGTGAAGTTCACCATCGGCCGCAGCCAGGTCTCCACCGTCGACGCGAGCTCCCACCGGATGAAGGTGGTCCGGGACGGCAAGCAGATCAAGGACATACCGATCTCCGCGGGCGCCCCGGCCACGACCACGTACAACGGCAAGATGGTCATCAGCGAGAAGCTCAAGGTGACCCGGATGAACGGCGACACGGTCGGTTTCGGCGGTGAGTACGACATCAAGGACGTGCCGCACGCGATGCGCCTGTCCACCTCGGGCACCTTCATCCACGGCAACTACTGGGGCGGCTCGGGCATCTTCGGCACGACCAACACCAGCCACGGCTGCGTCGGCCTGCGGGACGTGCGCGGCGGCTGGGACGGCAAGACGCCCGCCGCCTGGCTCTTCGACAACTCGCTGATCGGCGACGTCGTCGTC
- a CDS encoding Ig-like domain-containing protein, translating into MNHVAKRARAGSTAVLTWAGLFTVLAVLTGCSGGTPFFGDDRSPGDAIRIVPRDGAEDVGADSRLEVTVPDGRLERVKVIRTQDAEHREVPGRIAEDGRSWAPREEGYRLGLAGKYTVDAVAVDGDGHRSARSTSFTTLVPEDRFIGYFKPENRSTVGTGMIVSFDFNRPVTHRAAVEKAIRITTDPEVEVAGHWFGKDRLDFRPASYWEPGTRVTVDVGLRDVEGAPGVYGSQRKKVTFTVGRSQTSVVDAREHTMEVRRDGEVVSTVPITAGAARTTSYNGKMVVSELHEVTRMNGDTVGFGGEYDIKDVPHAIRLTKSGTFLHGNYWEDPEIFGSENTSHGCIGLRDVKGGSSDTPAGWFFERTLVGDVVEVVNSTDRTVAPDNGLGGWNLGWPRWKAGSALR; encoded by the coding sequence GTGAACCACGTAGCGAAGAGAGCACGCGCCGGTTCGACCGCCGTGCTGACATGGGCAGGACTGTTCACCGTGCTGGCCGTACTGACGGGCTGCAGCGGCGGGACGCCGTTCTTCGGGGACGACCGCTCGCCCGGGGACGCGATCCGGATCGTTCCCAGGGACGGGGCCGAGGACGTCGGCGCGGACAGCCGGCTCGAGGTGACCGTCCCCGACGGGCGGCTCGAGCGGGTGAAGGTGATCAGGACTCAGGACGCGGAACACCGGGAGGTGCCGGGCCGGATCGCCGAGGACGGCCGTTCGTGGGCACCCCGGGAGGAGGGATACCGGCTCGGGCTGGCCGGCAAGTACACCGTGGACGCCGTCGCGGTCGACGGTGACGGCCACCGCTCCGCACGCAGCACCTCGTTCACCACCCTGGTCCCCGAGGACCGCTTCATCGGCTACTTCAAACCGGAGAACCGGTCCACCGTCGGCACCGGGATGATCGTCTCCTTCGACTTCAACCGGCCCGTCACCCATCGCGCGGCGGTGGAGAAGGCCATCAGGATCACCACGGACCCCGAGGTCGAGGTGGCCGGTCACTGGTTCGGCAAGGACCGGCTCGACTTCCGGCCCGCCTCCTACTGGGAGCCGGGCACCCGGGTCACGGTCGACGTGGGCCTGCGTGACGTGGAGGGCGCGCCGGGGGTGTACGGCAGCCAGCGGAAGAAGGTGACCTTCACGGTCGGCCGCTCCCAGACGTCCGTCGTGGACGCCCGGGAGCACACCATGGAGGTACGCCGCGACGGCGAGGTCGTCAGCACGGTGCCGATCACCGCGGGCGCCGCGAGGACGACCTCCTACAACGGGAAGATGGTGGTGTCCGAGCTGCACGAGGTGACCCGGATGAACGGCGACACGGTCGGATTCGGCGGTGAGTACGACATCAAGGACGTGCCCCACGCCATCCGGCTGACCAAGTCGGGCACCTTCCTGCACGGCAACTACTGGGAGGACCCGGAGATCTTCGGCTCCGAGAACACCAGCCACGGCTGCATCGGGCTGCGCGACGTGAAGGGCGGCAGCTCGGACACCCCGGCCGGCTGGTTCTTCGAGCGGACGCTCGTGGGTGACGTGGTCGAGGTGGTCAACTCCACCGACCGGACCGTCGCCCCCGACAACGGCCTCGGCGGATGGAACCTCGGCTGGCCCCGGTGGAAGGCGGGCTCGGCCCTGCGTTGA
- the glgX gene encoding glycogen debranching protein GlgX, whose product MPLGARFRVGPDGVAGTNFALWAGGAEAVELCLFDERGAETQLPLTELTHEIWHGFVPGVGAGQRYGYRVHGRWDPWTGARWNSAKLLLDPYARAVDGSFTLPPEVYGHVRDWPEQHVADTVRDDRDSAPYVPKAVVVHDDDDWAEDRRPKTPWADSVIYELHVRGFTKLHPDIPPELRGTYAGLAHPAAIGHLRRLGVTAVELLPVHQFAHEDHLLRRGLHNYWGYNSIGYFAPHADYAASGTAGGQVGEFKQMVRALHDAGIEVILDVVYNHTAEAGELGPMLSLRGIDNRGYYRLQQDARRYADYTGCGNTLHVVQPQVLRLITDSLRYWVTEMGVDGFRFDLAAALARSMHDVDMLSPFLAVIAQDPVLRRVKLIAEPWDVGNGGYQVGAFPPLWTEWNDRYRDAVRDFWRGALPDVRDIGYRLTGSSDLYAWGGRRPYASVNFVTAHDGFTLRDLVSYENKHNEANGEGNRDGTNDNRAWNGGAEGETDDPDVNALRRRQLRNLLTTLLLSTGVPMLVAGDEMGRTQGGNNNAYCQDNEVSWLDWSLLEDPGWRELTELTARVLALRHRHPVLRRRAFFAGTPQAPDGLRDLAWFTAQGTEMTEGDWYAPAATLGLYLSGRDIPGRDARGGQITDDSFLAVLHADHRSCDFRLPGPPWARSYELVLDTSREDQSTAPGSLHRGGTALTVEGRAVLLLRVAE is encoded by the coding sequence ATGCCGTTGGGAGCCCGCTTCCGGGTCGGACCGGACGGTGTGGCGGGCACCAACTTCGCCCTCTGGGCGGGCGGGGCCGAGGCCGTCGAGCTCTGCCTCTTCGACGAGCGGGGTGCCGAGACCCAGCTCCCGCTGACCGAGCTGACCCATGAGATCTGGCACGGCTTCGTCCCCGGGGTGGGGGCGGGGCAGCGCTACGGCTACCGCGTGCACGGCCGCTGGGACCCCTGGACCGGCGCCCGCTGGAACTCCGCGAAGCTGCTCCTCGACCCCTACGCCCGTGCGGTGGACGGCTCCTTCACCCTGCCGCCCGAGGTGTACGGCCATGTGAGGGACTGGCCCGAGCAGCACGTCGCCGACACCGTGCGGGACGACCGGGACTCGGCGCCGTACGTCCCCAAGGCGGTCGTCGTGCACGACGACGACGACTGGGCGGAGGACCGCAGGCCCAAGACCCCGTGGGCGGACTCGGTCATCTACGAACTGCACGTGCGCGGCTTCACCAAGCTCCACCCGGACATCCCGCCCGAGCTGCGCGGCACCTACGCCGGACTCGCCCACCCCGCCGCGATCGGCCACCTCCGCCGTCTCGGCGTGACCGCCGTCGAGCTGCTCCCGGTCCACCAGTTCGCCCACGAGGACCATCTGCTGCGGCGCGGGCTGCACAACTACTGGGGCTACAACTCGATCGGTTACTTCGCCCCGCACGCGGACTACGCGGCGAGCGGCACGGCCGGCGGGCAGGTCGGCGAGTTCAAGCAGATGGTGCGCGCCCTGCACGACGCCGGGATCGAGGTCATCCTCGACGTGGTCTACAACCACACGGCGGAGGCCGGCGAGCTCGGCCCGATGCTGTCCCTGCGCGGCATCGACAACCGGGGGTACTACCGGCTGCAGCAGGACGCGCGCCGTTACGCGGACTACACCGGCTGCGGCAACACCCTGCACGTGGTGCAGCCGCAGGTCCTGCGGCTGATCACGGACTCCCTGCGCTACTGGGTGACGGAGATGGGGGTCGACGGCTTCCGTTTCGACCTGGCGGCGGCGCTCGCCCGGTCGATGCACGACGTGGACATGCTCTCCCCCTTCCTCGCGGTGATCGCCCAGGACCCCGTACTGCGCCGCGTGAAGCTGATCGCCGAACCGTGGGACGTCGGCAACGGCGGTTACCAGGTCGGCGCGTTCCCGCCGCTGTGGACCGAGTGGAACGACCGCTACCGGGACGCCGTACGCGACTTCTGGCGCGGCGCCCTGCCCGACGTACGCGACATCGGCTACCGGCTCACCGGGTCGAGCGACCTGTACGCCTGGGGTGGCCGGCGGCCGTACGCGTCGGTCAACTTCGTCACCGCGCACGACGGTTTCACCCTGCGCGACCTGGTGAGCTACGAGAACAAGCACAACGAGGCCAACGGTGAGGGCAACCGTGACGGCACGAACGACAACCGCGCCTGGAACGGCGGCGCCGAGGGCGAGACCGACGATCCGGACGTCAACGCCCTGCGCCGCAGGCAGCTGCGCAACCTGCTGACCACCCTGCTCCTGTCGACGGGGGTGCCGATGCTGGTGGCGGGCGACGAGATGGGGCGCACGCAGGGCGGCAACAACAACGCGTACTGCCAGGACAACGAGGTCAGCTGGCTGGACTGGTCGCTGCTGGAGGATCCCGGGTGGCGGGAACTGACGGAGCTGACCGCCCGGGTGCTGGCCCTGCGCCACCGTCACCCGGTGCTGCGCCGCCGCGCCTTCTTCGCCGGGACGCCGCAGGCCCCGGACGGCCTGCGGGACCTGGCGTGGTTCACCGCGCAGGGTACGGAGATGACGGAGGGCGACTGGTACGCGCCGGCGGCGACGCTCGGTCTCTACCTGTCCGGGCGCGACATCCCCGGCAGGGACGCGCGGGGCGGGCAGATCACCGACGACAGCTTCCTCGCGGTCCTGCACGCGGACCACCGGTCCTGCGACTTCCGGCTCCCGGGCCCGCCCTGGGCCCGGTCCTACGAACTGGTGCTGGACACCTCGCGCGAGGACCAGTCGACGGCTCCCGGCTCCCTCCACCGGGGCGGCACGGCACTGACCGTGGAGGGCAGGGCGGTGCTGCTGCTGCGCGTGGCGGAGTGA
- a CDS encoding response regulator transcription factor, whose amino-acid sequence MTHAPDAARVITLVLVDDHPVVRDGLRGMFASAPGFMVLGEAADGVAAVELTADLDPDVVLMDLRMPGGGGVAAIAELTRRGSRSQVLVLTTYDTDSDTLPAIEAGATGYLLKDAPRDELFTAVRAAADGRTVLSPAVASRLVSRVRTPAAPGHESLSARECEVLRLVARGTSNREIAAELFISEATVKTHLTHVFAKLGAKDRAAAVAVAYERGILG is encoded by the coding sequence ATGACCCATGCACCGGACGCCGCGCGCGTCATCACCCTCGTCCTCGTCGACGACCATCCCGTCGTACGCGACGGTCTGCGCGGCATGTTCGCCTCGGCGCCCGGCTTCATGGTGCTCGGGGAGGCGGCGGACGGGGTGGCCGCCGTGGAGCTGACGGCCGATCTGGACCCCGACGTCGTCCTGATGGACCTTCGCATGCCCGGCGGCGGGGGCGTGGCCGCGATCGCCGAACTGACCCGGCGCGGCTCCCGCTCCCAGGTGCTGGTCCTCACCACCTACGACACCGACTCCGACACCCTGCCCGCAATCGAGGCGGGCGCGACGGGCTATCTGCTCAAGGACGCGCCGCGCGACGAGCTCTTCACCGCCGTGCGCGCCGCCGCCGACGGACGGACCGTGCTGTCGCCCGCCGTCGCCTCCCGTCTCGTCTCCCGGGTACGCACCCCGGCCGCACCCGGCCACGAGTCGCTGTCCGCCCGCGAGTGCGAGGTGCTCCGGCTCGTCGCCCGCGGCACGTCGAACCGTGAGATCGCCGCCGAGCTGTTCATCAGCGAGGCGACCGTGAAGACGCACCTCACCCATGTCTTCGCCAAGCTGGGTGCGAAGGACCGCGCCGCGGCCGTCGCCGTCGCCTACGAGCGCGGCATCCTCGGCTGA
- a CDS encoding sensor histidine kinase, translating to MSSGMTVEQRWAQFFRYGPYTLLGIAVLMAALSSGVIGMSRGETYVTGLLVLAALALQLWWGRREPGAPAGSRPAQGYYVLRTLIAFALCWYNPFFSVYAIVGYFDVGHLLPRRLVRPGLLCTAVIMAGSQSGSGMPPASPANWVAFGALFLLHAFLTLLFGSLSAREEERTRRQTETISELELANSRLEQALAENATLHAQLLLHAREAGIADERRRLAAEIHDTIAQGLTGIIAQLQAATSTADPALAREHLDRAAGLARHSLGEARRSVRNLVPAALEHDDLPGALGKTVTGWAERTGVRADLTVTGTVEPLHDEVGATLLRIAEESLSNAARHAGASRAGVTLSYMGDEITLDVRDDGCGFDPAGLPPYSGRGGFGLGGMRARAERIAGTVTVETGPGLGTAVSARVPLVRLG from the coding sequence ATGAGCAGCGGTATGACGGTGGAGCAGCGCTGGGCACAGTTCTTCCGGTACGGCCCGTACACGCTGCTCGGCATCGCCGTCCTGATGGCGGCGCTGTCCTCGGGCGTCATCGGGATGTCCCGCGGCGAGACGTACGTGACGGGGCTCCTGGTCCTCGCGGCCCTCGCGCTCCAGCTGTGGTGGGGCCGGAGAGAGCCCGGCGCCCCCGCGGGATCGCGCCCGGCCCAGGGCTACTACGTCCTGCGGACGCTGATCGCCTTCGCCCTCTGCTGGTACAACCCGTTCTTTTCCGTCTACGCCATCGTGGGCTACTTCGACGTCGGACACCTGCTCCCTCGACGACTCGTGCGCCCCGGCCTGCTGTGCACCGCTGTGATCATGGCCGGTTCGCAGAGCGGCAGCGGGATGCCGCCCGCCTCTCCCGCCAACTGGGTGGCCTTCGGAGCGCTGTTCCTCCTGCACGCCTTCCTCACCCTCCTCTTCGGCAGCCTCAGCGCCCGCGAGGAGGAGAGGACGCGACGGCAGACCGAGACCATCTCCGAGCTGGAACTCGCCAACTCCCGTCTGGAACAGGCCCTGGCCGAGAACGCCACCCTGCACGCCCAGCTGCTCCTCCACGCCCGGGAGGCCGGGATCGCCGACGAGCGCCGCCGGCTGGCCGCCGAGATCCACGACACCATCGCCCAGGGCCTGACCGGGATCATCGCCCAGCTCCAGGCCGCCACCTCGACCGCCGACCCGGCGCTGGCCCGTGAGCACCTCGACCGCGCGGCGGGGCTGGCCCGGCACAGTCTGGGCGAGGCGCGCCGGTCGGTGCGCAACCTGGTGCCCGCCGCCCTGGAACACGACGACCTGCCCGGGGCGCTCGGCAAGACGGTCACCGGCTGGGCGGAACGCACCGGCGTACGCGCGGACCTCACCGTGACCGGGACGGTCGAACCGCTCCACGACGAGGTCGGGGCCACGCTGCTCCGGATCGCCGAGGAGTCCCTGTCCAACGCGGCCCGGCACGCCGGCGCGAGCCGGGCGGGCGTCACGCTCTCCTACATGGGCGACGAGATCACCCTGGACGTACGTGACGACGGCTGCGGCTTCGACCCGGCCGGGCTCCCGCCGTACAGCGGCAGGGGCGGCTTCGGACTGGGCGGGATGCGGGCACGCGCGGAACGGATCGCCGGTACGGTCACCGTGGAGACGGGCCCGGGACTGGGCACCGCGGTCTCGGCCCGGGTACCCCTGGTCCGCCTCGGATGA
- a CDS encoding ABC transporter permease, with the protein MTTTTTTAPSRPAPLAAVLRTETRLFLREPGSLFWVLVFPTALMTILGLIPSFRKADDALGGRSVIDLYVPVAVLLAMIMAGLQAMPPVLTGYRERGILRRMSATPVRPSALLAAQIVLHGAASLGSAVLVVAIGRAAFGVRLPEQAAGYLLALLLAMACVLALGATICALSRTSKVATALGSVAYLLMMFTAGVWVPVQTMPGLLRRIVEFTPFGAASQALDQAASGHWPGAAHLAVVLVWTAVLGTASTRLFRWE; encoded by the coding sequence ATGACCACGACCACCACCACGGCCCCGTCCCGGCCGGCTCCGCTCGCCGCCGTCCTCAGGACGGAGACCCGGCTGTTCCTGAGGGAACCCGGCAGCCTGTTCTGGGTCCTCGTCTTCCCGACCGCCCTGATGACGATCCTCGGTCTGATCCCGTCCTTCCGGAAGGCCGACGACGCCCTCGGCGGCCGCAGCGTCATCGACCTGTACGTCCCGGTGGCCGTCCTGCTGGCCATGATCATGGCCGGGCTCCAGGCCATGCCGCCGGTCCTCACCGGGTACCGCGAACGCGGCATCCTGCGCCGGATGTCGGCTACGCCGGTGCGTCCCTCGGCCCTGCTCGCCGCGCAGATCGTGCTGCACGGCGCGGCCTCCCTGGGATCCGCGGTACTCGTCGTCGCGATCGGCAGGGCCGCCTTCGGCGTGCGGCTGCCGGAACAGGCCGCCGGGTACCTGCTGGCCCTCCTCCTCGCCATGGCCTGCGTCCTCGCCCTCGGCGCCACCATCTGCGCCCTGTCCCGGACGTCCAAGGTCGCGACCGCCCTCGGATCGGTGGCGTACCTCCTGATGATGTTCACCGCCGGCGTCTGGGTGCCCGTCCAGACCATGCCCGGCCTGCTCCGCCGTATCGTCGAGTTCACCCCCTTCGGCGCGGCCTCCCAGGCCCTCGACCAGGCGGCCTCGGGCCACTGGCCGGGCGCCGCGCACCTCGCGGTCGTGCTGGTGTGGACCGCCGTGCTGGGGACTGCCTCGACCCGGCTCTTCCGCTGGGAGTGA
- a CDS encoding ABC transporter ATP-binding protein, which yields MAIIEVRGVRKAYGGRPAVDGVSFTVDEGEIFGILGPNGAGKTTTVECVEGLRIPDAGTVRVAGLDPAADRHQVTQLLGAQLQESELQPKLTVREALELYSAFYPHPADRCALAERLGLDGHLDRRFAQLSGGQKQRLFIALALIGNPRVVVLDELTTGLDPRARRDTWRLIEEIRDSGVTVLLVTHFMEEAQRLCDRIAVIDKGRIVALDTPGGLIGGAPGPTAISFTPSEPLAHAELGALPGAVSVEVGGPGGRVVIQGTDETANAVITLLARHHITARQLRVTEAGLDDVFLDLTEQTS from the coding sequence ATGGCAATCATCGAAGTACGCGGGGTGCGCAAGGCCTACGGCGGCCGCCCCGCGGTCGACGGGGTGAGCTTCACCGTCGACGAGGGGGAGATCTTCGGAATCCTCGGCCCCAACGGAGCCGGCAAGACCACCACCGTCGAATGCGTCGAAGGGCTGCGGATCCCCGACGCCGGCACCGTCCGGGTCGCCGGGCTCGATCCCGCCGCCGACCGCCACCAGGTCACGCAACTCCTGGGTGCCCAGCTCCAGGAGAGCGAGCTCCAGCCCAAGCTGACCGTGCGCGAGGCACTGGAGCTCTACAGCGCCTTCTACCCACACCCCGCCGACCGGTGTGCGCTCGCCGAACGGCTCGGGCTGGACGGTCACCTCGACCGCCGCTTCGCCCAGCTGTCCGGCGGCCAGAAGCAGCGCCTCTTCATCGCGCTCGCGCTGATCGGCAATCCGCGAGTGGTCGTGCTGGACGAACTCACCACCGGTCTCGACCCGCGGGCCCGCCGCGACACCTGGCGGCTCATCGAGGAGATCCGGGACAGCGGGGTGACCGTCCTGCTGGTCACCCACTTCATGGAGGAGGCCCAGCGGCTCTGCGACCGGATCGCGGTGATCGACAAGGGCCGGATCGTCGCACTCGACACCCCCGGCGGACTGATCGGCGGGGCGCCGGGACCGACGGCCATCTCCTTCACCCCCTCCGAGCCGCTCGCGCACGCGGAACTCGGTGCACTGCCCGGCGCGGTCTCCGTCGAGGTGGGCGGACCCGGCGGCCGGGTGGTCATCCAGGGCACCGACGAGACCGCGAACGCCGTGATCACACTCCTCGCCCGCCACCACATCACCGCCCGGCAGCTGCGCGTCACCGAGGCCGGCCTGGACGACGTCTTCCTCGATCTCACGGAGCAGACCTCATGA
- a CDS encoding ABC transporter ATP-binding protein, with protein sequence MPEKPAEPTDRSAVRSLLRLWPYVRPVRARWISAALVAVLASSLALVIPLVLKWMVDGPVADRDPGGVWLGALWLLLLGIAEAGLFGLRRWLVARPLAGVEASMRADLYRHLQRLPVAFHDRWPSGQLLSRGTTDLMLLRMFLAFPLTFLLVNGTTILVGFVILFAQEWSLGLVLLAPAVPLMVLCSLFETKYSLVARRAQDQVGDLTTVVEESVLGIRVVKGFGRNRSQALAFRALAQRLRGTELGKARLLAGIWALVTAIPELAIGAALVLGTIEVADGTLSAGTLVAFLSTALALRWPVDSIGFLLAMSQEAATAADRFFEVMDVEEEPEPEAPGVTAGTPERGIVFEGVEFRYPDAEPGSPPVLGRIDLRIRPGETMALVGATGSGKTTLTALVPRLHDVTSGRILLDGEDIATMARPRLRELVSVAFEEPTLFSATVGENVLMGAEGAGEQELRQALSVAQADFVHDLPQGIGTQVGEQGLSLSGGQRQRLALARAVVGGPRFLVLDDPLSALDVHTEALVEAALRRVLEGTTAVVVAHRPSTVMLADRVALLSDGRISAVGTHQELLRTSPEYAWLMSGAHDTATGVLVPEEGSSR encoded by the coding sequence ATGCCCGAAAAACCTGCAGAGCCCACGGACCGGTCCGCCGTGCGCTCCCTCCTGCGTCTGTGGCCCTATGTCAGACCGGTGCGTGCGCGCTGGATCAGCGCCGCCCTCGTGGCGGTTCTCGCGTCCAGCCTCGCCCTGGTGATCCCGCTGGTACTGAAGTGGATGGTCGACGGCCCCGTGGCGGACCGCGATCCGGGCGGGGTGTGGCTGGGTGCGCTCTGGCTGCTGTTGCTGGGGATCGCCGAGGCCGGGCTGTTCGGCCTGCGCCGATGGCTGGTGGCCCGGCCGCTGGCGGGTGTGGAGGCGTCGATGCGCGCCGACCTCTACCGCCATCTGCAGCGGCTGCCGGTGGCCTTCCACGACCGCTGGCCCTCGGGGCAGTTGCTCTCTCGCGGTACCACGGATCTGATGCTGCTGCGGATGTTCCTCGCCTTCCCGCTGACGTTCCTGCTGGTCAACGGCACGACGATTCTGGTCGGCTTCGTCATCCTGTTCGCGCAGGAGTGGTCACTGGGACTGGTGCTGCTCGCACCCGCCGTCCCGCTGATGGTCCTGTGCTCCCTCTTCGAGACGAAGTACTCGCTGGTGGCGCGCAGGGCCCAGGACCAGGTCGGCGATCTGACGACGGTCGTCGAGGAGAGCGTGCTGGGCATCCGTGTCGTCAAGGGATTCGGCCGCAACCGCAGCCAGGCGCTCGCCTTCCGGGCACTCGCGCAGCGGCTGCGCGGAACGGAGCTGGGCAAGGCCCGGCTGCTCGCGGGGATCTGGGCGCTGGTCACCGCCATCCCGGAGCTGGCGATCGGGGCCGCGTTGGTGCTCGGCACGATCGAGGTCGCGGACGGCACCCTGTCGGCGGGCACGCTCGTGGCGTTCCTCTCGACGGCGCTGGCGTTGCGCTGGCCGGTCGACTCGATCGGCTTCCTGCTCGCGATGAGCCAGGAGGCGGCGACGGCCGCCGACCGCTTCTTCGAGGTGATGGACGTCGAGGAGGAGCCGGAGCCCGAGGCGCCGGGAGTGACCGCCGGGACACCGGAACGGGGCATCGTCTTCGAAGGGGTGGAGTTCAGGTATCCCGACGCCGAACCGGGCTCACCGCCCGTCCTCGGCCGGATCGACCTGCGGATCCGGCCCGGCGAGACGATGGCGCTGGTGGGCGCCACGGGTTCCGGCAAGACGACGCTGACGGCTCTCGTGCCCCGGCTGCACGACGTCACGTCCGGCCGGATCCTGCTGGACGGCGAGGACATCGCCACCATGGCCCGGCCGCGGCTGCGCGAGCTCGTCTCCGTCGCCTTCGAGGAACCCACCCTCTTCTCGGCGACCGTCGGGGAGAACGTGCTGATGGGGGCGGAGGGGGCCGGCGAACAGGAGTTGCGCCAGGCCCTGTCCGTCGCCCAGGCCGACTTCGTGCACGACCTGCCGCAGGGCATCGGCACCCAGGTCGGGGAGCAGGGACTGAGCCTCTCCGGCGGACAGCGGCAGCGCCTCGCACTGGCCCGCGCCGTCGTCGGTGGCCCGCGGTTCCTGGTGCTCGACGACCCGCTCTCCGCCCTGGACGTGCACACCGAGGCACTGGTGGAGGCCGCGCTGCGGCGCGTGCTGGAGGGGACGACGGCCGTGGTCGTCGCCCACCGGCCGTCGACGGTGATGCTGGCGGACCGGGTGGCCCTGTTGTCCGACGGGCGGATCAGCGCGGTCGGCACCCATCAGGAACTCCTGCGCACCAGCCCCGAGTACGCCTGGCTGATGTCCGGCGCCCATGACACCGCCACCGGTGTCCTCGTCCCCGAGGAGGGCAGCTCCCGATGA